In one window of Cydia fagiglandana chromosome 1, ilCydFagi1.1, whole genome shotgun sequence DNA:
- the LOC134668369 gene encoding uncharacterized protein LOC134668369, producing MGSRWALAFPLFCLVGLLFIGITTGWSSDGGANHVTPALAHNIQLPRRWRTLQDLNANNSRERRNTPELSTGSWTIFSGNNTATVTSTSGFQNQITNNIKKN from the exons ATGGGGTCGCGCTGGGCACTCGCGTTTCCCCTGTTTTGTCTCGTCGGATTATTATTCATAG GTATCACCACCGGCTGGTCGAGCGATGGTGGCGCCAATCATGTCACACCCGCGCTCGCGCACAACATACAGCTGCCCCGACGCTGGCGAACACTCCAAGACTTAAATGCAAATAATAGTAGAGAACGCAGGAATACTC CGGAACTGTCCACCGGCTCTTGGACGATATTCAGCGGCAACAACACCGCAACGGTCACCAGCACGTCGGGATTCCAAAATCAAATTACAAACAACATTAAAAAGAACTAG